The Treponema pectinovorum genome includes a window with the following:
- a CDS encoding phage tail tape measure protein: MNEIKAGVLFFLKDKFSQGIKDAGGTVQKFASSAASAIQGIDKAFSGLGTAAGALGVSLSLGAATKEIINLNNRLTRIGLTASASAEQVNALKQKVFEAASDSSIKIDTTSINDALDVVMTKTGDLKYTEDNIRNIAIAIQATGEQGASIGSVFAEFQKFGYTADQISKLMDDMVKQGDQGAFTFGEFAKAGSAVISAYSPIGTAPDDIKRANAAMQIIMMGTKSAEIAVTALGSAMSELSSPDKQQKLMAIGVRVRDDAEQFRDFNDIMADLLKVSEKVGNTDFLGNIFGQTSMQAIRAYSNFYNDMYPKLMDLGDTTGAMEQKSATMAGTLAANLQQVQTAFVRFADAKLTEPLEKLTDLLNRLAEDPDAFNRIFTGIAVGIGSIAAVKGLASVMNLVSSFVSLKKGGGKTDLSVSMGGAGDMGMPVYVTNWGGKAGASPLPSTGSANTTAGRTPTGQPAGTPLNAGSQGNTLQRMGGAASQALQNTTKTQMAMGGAAAGIGTALVAIPNAVNEVAAINADETLTNKEKSTMKGGAIGDAAGTVVGATVGGAAGVAAGAAAGAAIGSIVPVLGTAVGALVGAGIGALGAWLGGKAGRAIGEGIGSAVAGNDEEQISDTLINQLPENSISADMLPSELTNQYMTGNQPFTGTTAELSGSADVNLNLTLTDTRTTLTAETANNTARNIRVNTGSAVEARSML, translated from the coding sequence ATGAACGAGATTAAGGCGGGCGTACTGTTTTTTTTGAAAGACAAGTTTTCTCAGGGAATAAAGGACGCTGGCGGCACGGTGCAGAAATTCGCATCGTCCGCTGCTTCCGCAATTCAAGGCATAGACAAAGCATTTTCAGGACTTGGCACGGCGGCGGGCGCATTGGGCGTTTCGCTTTCTTTGGGTGCTGCCACAAAAGAAATAATCAATTTAAACAACAGACTTACTCGAATCGGGCTGACCGCAAGCGCATCGGCGGAACAAGTAAACGCACTCAAGCAAAAGGTTTTTGAGGCGGCTTCCGATTCAAGCATAAAAATAGACACCACAAGCATAAACGACGCTCTCGATGTCGTTATGACAAAAACAGGCGACCTCAAATATACCGAGGATAACATCCGCAATATAGCCATTGCAATTCAGGCAACTGGGGAACAGGGAGCGTCTATCGGTTCTGTGTTTGCGGAATTTCAAAAGTTCGGATATACGGCTGACCAAATCTCCAAACTTATGGACGATATGGTCAAGCAGGGCGACCAAGGCGCATTTACTTTCGGCGAATTCGCTAAAGCTGGTTCTGCGGTCATTTCCGCATATTCTCCGATAGGCACTGCCCCCGACGACATTAAACGCGCGAATGCTGCCATGCAGATTATTATGATGGGTACGAAGAGCGCGGAGATAGCGGTTACAGCACTCGGCTCTGCAATGTCGGAATTGAGCAGTCCTGACAAGCAACAAAAACTCATGGCTATCGGTGTGCGCGTCCGTGATGATGCGGAGCAATTCCGCGACTTCAATGACATCATGGCGGATTTGCTCAAAGTTTCGGAAAAAGTCGGAAACACGGATTTTCTTGGAAACATCTTCGGTCAGACTTCAATGCAAGCAATCCGCGCATACTCAAACTTCTACAATGATATGTATCCGAAGTTGATGGACTTGGGCGACACGACAGGTGCGATGGAGCAGAAATCCGCGACTATGGCAGGAACGCTCGCCGCAAACTTGCAACAAGTCCAGACAGCTTTTGTTCGCTTTGCGGACGCAAAACTTACAGAACCACTTGAAAAACTGACAGACCTCTTGAACCGTCTTGCGGAAGACCCCGACGCATTCAACAGAATCTTTACTGGAATCGCGGTCGGAATCGGCTCAATCGCCGCCGTCAAAGGTCTTGCAAGCGTGATGAACCTTGTGTCAAGTTTCGTGTCGCTAAAAAAAGGCGGCGGCAAAACAGACCTTTCTGTGAGCATGGGTGGTGCGGGCGACATGGGAATGCCCGTGTATGTTACCAACTGGGGCGGCAAGGCAGGTGCAAGCCCTCTTCCGTCTACTGGCTCGGCAAACACAACGGCGGGCAGAACACCGACAGGACAGCCCGCAGGAACTCCGCTTAACGCGGGTTCGCAGGGAAATACGCTCCAGAGAATGGGCGGAGCGGCTTCACAGGCTTTACAAAACACAACAAAAACTCAAATGGCTATGGGTGGTGCTGCCGCTGGAATCGGAACTGCACTTGTCGCCATTCCAAATGCCGTGAATGAAGTTGCCGCCATAAATGCAGATGAAACTCTGACAAACAAAGAAAAGTCAACGATGAAAGGCGGCGCAATCGGAGACGCTGCGGGAACTGTAGTCGGTGCTACCGTTGGCGGTGCTGCGGGTGTCGCTGCAGGAGCGGCAGCTGGAGCGGCTATCGGCTCTATAGTTCCTGTACTTGGAACAGCCGTTGGCGCACTTGTTGGTGCGGGAATCGGTGCATTGGGTGCCTGGCTTGGCGGAAAAGCAGGTCGTGCAATCGGAGAGGGAATCGGAAGCGCAGTTGCAGGAAATGATGAAGAACAGATTTCAGATACACTTATAAATCAACTGCCCGAAAATTCAATTTCCGCTGATATGCTCCCGTCCGAACTGACAAACCAGTATATGACAGGAAATCAGCCGTTCACAGGCACGACAGCCGAACTTTCAGGCTCTGCCGATGTGAACCTAAACCTTACGCTTACTGACACTCGGACAACGCTTACAGCCGAAACAGCAAACAACACGGCAAGGAACATTCGCGTGAACACAGGAAGCGCGGTTGAGGCAAGGAGTATGCTATGA